The Deltaproteobacteria bacterium genome includes the window TCGATGTCCACCAGGCTCATGCCGTTGTATACCTGGAGCTTCGACACCTTCAACGGGGTTACCAGGTCCTTTTCGCCGATGCACACGAGGCTGTCACGGGAACGCGCCTTGCCGTTGAAGACTTTTCCGACAGCCAGACGCCCCACGTAGTCGGAATATCCCAGATCGGATACCCGCATCTGGAAGGGGGCCCCGGGATCGTAGGTCGGTCCCGGTATTTCTTCAATAATGGTGTCGAAGAGCGGGTGGAGATTTTTTCCGCCTTCGATGGGGTCTCGCATGGCGATGCCATCCCGTCCCACCGCGTAAAGCAGGGGAAAGTCGATCTGTTCGTCGGCAGCGTCCAGGTCGATAAGCAGATCGTATATTTCGTCCAGGACTTCTGACGGCCGTGCGTCCTGCCGGTCGATCTTGTTGACGACCACGATAATCTTAAGCCCGGCCTCCAGGGCCTTTTTCAGCACGAAACGCGTCTGGGGAAGGGGTCCCTCGGAGGCGTCCACCAGCAGAATGGCGCCATCCGCCATGGAAAGGGCCCGCTCGACTTCTCCGCCGAAATCGGCATGCCCGGGTGTGTCGATAATGTTGATGCGCACCCCGTTCCAGAAGACGGAGCAATTTTTAGCCGCGATGGTAATACCGCGTTCCCGTTCCAGGTCGAGGGTATCCATGAGCCGTTCTTCCAGGTCCTGGTTTTCCCTGAACATACCACTCTGGCGGAACATGGCATCCACCAGCGTGGTTTTGCCGTGGTCGACGTGGGCGATGATGGCTATATTGCGGAGTCCATTATTTGTAGATCTACTTGGAGTCATTATTCAACCGTGAGGATGTTTCCTTTAACAAGAGGTTTTTGCATGTATTATCTTGTGATGTGCACTCATACACCTTTTGCGACAGTTCGATGAAGGCTTCCAGCAATTCCTCCCTGGTCAAGGTGTCGATGGGTCTTCCATGATAACCGATATCCGCACTGGTTAGTTTTCGCATATTCTTATTCTGCATTATTTTATACTGTTTATTCCATGTTGATGTTTATCTGAGCCGTATGAACCGCATCGTTGTGCAACCGAATTTATCCTCAGGCGCGTTTTTGAAACGGTGAGGTTAAGTTAAGCACGACCGCGGCGAGGTCAAATCGGAACAGCCCCAGACATCAAGACCTGAACCAATGGCTCAGGCCTTTGCTTTGACTCCTGACAGGGGGGGTTAGGCGTTGATTGTTGTCTCCCGTTCTTACACTTGCGCAGAAATCAAGTCCCCATGTTCCAGGAGGCCAGGTATTTTTTCTGCTCCGGCGTGAGGCGGTCGATTTTAGTGCCCACGGCGGCCAGTTTTTCATTGGCGATGGCGGTATCTATCTTTTGCGGCACCGCGTGCACGTCGAGGGGCAGTTGCCCATTCGTTTTAACCATGTGTTCGATGCTCAGCGCCTGGTTGGCGAAACTCATATCCATGACACTGGAGGGATGGCCTTCTGCGGCGGCCAGGTTGATGAGGCGCCCTTCGCCGAGAATATTGATGCGCCGGCCGTCTTCCAGTTGATATTCTTCAACGAATTCCCGTATCATGCGTCTCTTTTTGGCCAGGGTGTCCAAGCCTTCCAGGTCGAGTTCCACGTTGAAATGGCCCGAATTGGAAACGATGGCGCCGTCTTTCATTACCTTGAAGTGCTCTTTGCGGATCACGTTGATGTTGCCTGTGACCGTACAGAAAAAATCTCCCTCTTTGGCGGCTTTTTTGATGGGCATGACAGTGAAGCCGTCCATAACGGCTTCCAGAGCCGCCAGGGAATCCACCTCGGTGACGATTATTTTTGCCCCCATGCCCCTGGCACGCATGGCCAGGCCCCGTCCGCACCAGCCATAGCCGCAAACCACGAAAGTGGATCCGGCGATGAGCCTGTTTGTGGACCGGATGATGCCATCAATGGTGCTTTGGCCGGTCCCGTAACGATTGTCGAAAAAGTGTTTGGTCTGGGCGTCGTTGACCGCAATAATCGGGTATCGCAGGACGCCGTCCGCAGCCATGCTCTTCAAGCGGATGACGCCCGTGGTCGTTTCCTCGGTACCGCCTTCAACAAAGTCGAGCATCTCCGAGCGTTCCGAGTGCAGCGTGGAAACAAGGTCGGCGCCATCGTCCATGGTGAAGTTGGGCTTCTGGTCGATGACGGCATTGATGTGCTTGTAGTAGGTTTTGTTGTTTTCTCCCTTGATGGCAAAAGTGGGAATCTTGTCATTTTTAACCAGGGATGCCGCCACGTCATCCTGGGTGCTCAAGGGGTTGGAGGCGCACAGAAAAACCTGCGCACCGCCGGCTTTCAGTGTCTGCATCAGGGAGGCCGTTTCGGTGGTGACGTGCAGGCACGCTGCCAGCCGTTTGCCCTTTAAAGGTTTCTCTTCGGCAAACCTGGTCTTGATCCGGTTCAGCACCGGCATATTTTGGTTGGCCCATTCGATGCGCAATGCACCCTCTTTGGCGAGTTTTATATCTTTTATATCGTAGTTCATGTTGTTTTTCTCCCGTTTTGATTTTAGCGGTCGTCGGCATGCAGCAGGTTTTCAATAACAGGCCGGCATCCTCTAATGCGTTCAAATGCCGGCTTTCTCCCGCAACGTTTCCGCCATGTTGGTCCGCTCCCATGAAAACTCGGGCTCTGATCTTCCGAAGTGCCCATAAGCGGAGGTTTTGGCATAGATGGGGCGCAGAAGATCAAGGTATTCTATGATGGCCGCAGGGCGCAGATCGAACACCTCCTTGACGATCTCCTTAACGCGGCGTTGGGGCAGTGCACCGGTTCCCATGAGATCCACCATGATGGAAACCGGTTCGGCCACGCCGATGGCGTAGGCAATCTGAATCTCACATTTTTTGGCCAGCCCGGCGGCGACGATATTCTTGGCGATGTGGCGTCCCATGTAAGAGGCGCTCCTGTCGACCTTGGAGGGGTCCTTGCCTGAAAAGCAACCGCCCCCGTGGCTTCCTTGACCGCCATAGGTATCGACAATTATTTTTCGTCCCGTGAGCCCGCAATCGCCCATGGGGCCTCCAACCACGAATTTTCCGGTGGGATTGATGAAATACTTTGTGTCGCCGTCGGTCATTTCCCTGGGAATCGTCTTCTTGATGACCTCTTCGATGACAGCTTCCCTGAGGTCTTCGTAAGAGATGTCCGGTTTGTGCTGGGTGGAGACGATCACCGCGTCGACCCGTTGGGGGGTTCCATTCAGATACTCTATGGTTACCTGGGATTTGCCGTCGGGCCTCAGGAAATCCAGGGCGCCGTTTTTGCGAACGGCGGTCAGCCGCTTGCAGAGTTTGTGGGCGTACATGATCGGCATGGGCATGAGTTCCGGCGTTTCATCGGAGGCGAATCCGAACATGAGGCCCTGGTCGCCGGCCCCCTGATCTTTGTAAAGCCCTTCCCCCACATTGACCCCCTGGGCGATGTCGGGCGACTGGCGGTCGATACTGGTGATCACGGCGCAGGTTTGATAGTCAAAGCCCATCCGCGACGAGCTGTAGCCGATACTTTGTATGGTTTCCCGCACGATCTGGGGGATGTCCACATAGCATTCCGTTGTGATTTCACCGGCGATAAACGCCATGCCGGTGGTGACCATGGTTTCACAGGCAACCCGGCACCGTTTATCCTGAGCCATGATGGCATCCAGAACGGAATCGGAAATGGCATCCGCCACTTTGTCCGGATGCCCTTCGGTAACGGACTCGGACGTGAAGAAATAGCTCTCTTTTTCCATAAGTACTCTCCTTGCCGCTGGTTGTTCAGCCCCGGGAGGCAGAATTTTCTGCCGTACCATCCAGCAGAACAAAAAAAAATAGTTAAAGAATAAGGGATTGTCAATGATAATAAAAAATATGGGCCTATCTACCATATTGAGGCACGGGCATTGGCCGGCGAATACAGCGAACCTTTTTTTGGTAGATAGTATCGAAAAAATATGCTGGGCCGGGGTGTGGACGCGGGGCAGGCTGGACGCGAACCACGGCCGGAAGGCGGGCGCTTCTCGTTTTCAGACGGACTCCCGTGCAGCCGGCGGCGTAAACCTCAGTTGTTTACGAGGTCACAGATCATTTTGCAGGCTTGCTCCAGGGTGAAGCGGTTCATGTTGAGAACCAGGTGATAAAGCGCCGGGTTGTCGTAGTCTTTTTTCCCGAGCCTGCTGTAGAGGCTGAAACGGCGTTTTTCCTCATTGTTGACAACCCTGGCAGCCTGTTTCTCGGATACGTCATAATGGTCGACGATGAACT containing:
- the ahcY gene encoding adenosylhomocysteinase; the encoded protein is MNYDIKDIKLAKEGALRIEWANQNMPVLNRIKTRFAEEKPLKGKRLAACLHVTTETASLMQTLKAGGAQVFLCASNPLSTQDDVAASLVKNDKIPTFAIKGENNKTYYKHINAVIDQKPNFTMDDGADLVSTLHSERSEMLDFVEGGTEETTTGVIRLKSMAADGVLRYPIIAVNDAQTKHFFDNRYGTGQSTIDGIIRSTNRLIAGSTFVVCGYGWCGRGLAMRARGMGAKIIVTEVDSLAALEAVMDGFTVMPIKKAAKEGDFFCTVTGNINVIRKEHFKVMKDGAIVSNSGHFNVELDLEGLDTLAKKRRMIREFVEEYQLEDGRRINILGEGRLINLAAAEGHPSSVMDMSFANQALSIEHMVKTNGQLPLDVHAVPQKIDTAIANEKLAAVGTKIDRLTPEQKKYLASWNMGT
- the metK gene encoding methionine adenosyltransferase — protein: MEKESYFFTSESVTEGHPDKVADAISDSVLDAIMAQDKRCRVACETMVTTGMAFIAGEITTECYVDIPQIVRETIQSIGYSSSRMGFDYQTCAVITSIDRQSPDIAQGVNVGEGLYKDQGAGDQGLMFGFASDETPELMPMPIMYAHKLCKRLTAVRKNGALDFLRPDGKSQVTIEYLNGTPQRVDAVIVSTQHKPDISYEDLREAVIEEVIKKTIPREMTDGDTKYFINPTGKFVVGGPMGDCGLTGRKIIVDTYGGQGSHGGGCFSGKDPSKVDRSASYMGRHIAKNIVAAGLAKKCEIQIAYAIGVAEPVSIMVDLMGTGALPQRRVKEIVKEVFDLRPAAIIEYLDLLRPIYAKTSAYGHFGRSEPEFSWERTNMAETLREKAGI